From the genome of Bacteroidales bacterium, one region includes:
- the drmD gene encoding DISARM system SNF2-like helicase DrmD yields MNQLIPQTGQTVIIRNRPGIIRDVEKSRTTSQEEIHGVWVDYIDGYTIPESEYIIWEIEHNPKIISGSNLPDVASLNMVDPPDFFHAYLNSIRWNAINRIENLFSNSVEDYRLISPWYSAVQVEQYQLLPVVKALNMPRITMLLADDVGLGKTIEAGLVVNELIARGKLHRILIICPASLQNQWAEEMEEKFYLDFQILTRNTTFNYQKDFGIDSNAWSSFPRIITSIDYLRQGDVLESFRSASDTFSREHEASLPWDLLIIDEAHNISSLYFGEETERLRMIKQVLPYFENRLFLTATPHNGYTESFSGILELLNPLVFEQKRKLEDNDFRFIDKYVVRRLKSDFIDTGLINKFKKRYINRIDDHYKLNDSEKELYEALKRYKNKALSIVPQDSPKRLMVVKFLLTLLTKRLLSSVYAFSITWWNHFAGSQSDEIDERDIDLVLKRVDEDISDDIEKANRENEAVRKIGSWLAQNKELLKKEINEINELLNQLGWNEKIINTDISKVKIFSEDSKWITLLQWLNKRLKSEGKFREDERVIIFTEYKNTLDYLLQKFKIDGLEEPVISSLFGGTDQTDRNDIKTYFNDPESPLKILAATDAASEGLNLQKNCRYVIHYDIPWNPIRLEQRNGRVDRFGQNRDVEIFHYASDEEEDLQFLERIVKKIQQIREDLGSAGELIDRNIEKHFMGNPEDRASAGKDIEAIQPELLLNDDLKKITSITDEEYTRVFQKLKATEKELNLTPANVAYIVQNSFELEGGKLSKHPIENDVYQIDSVPPKWDNIISKTLKIKKGKHAGALYKLVFNPAYFEKVEHGLMIYLNKPDAKLLRLGHPIVKRAIGLFKRKMWSVPELKYEEGHLNKFTVKKAELVSGIDHIVVIHCLIESTNELKETIHQEVISIPGVIERDKFKNINEELWNNLKSNQGLELRSDQLSDWLPQIKNLWINAENDIKSYLENRGNEIKKDFEKKLQQNLETVKKDTSKLYDERLKELKERRGAKYLIKLKGQIEQEKLKLQQQVLFEDFNWARLDKIREMEIDLEKIISDRVQYLEQIIQSEKDKMIKIVIPRKYKMQFFKLYPLGIEFLLNSNLMRS; encoded by the coding sequence ATGAATCAATTAATACCTCAAACTGGTCAAACTGTAATCATCCGTAACAGACCTGGAATTATTAGAGATGTTGAAAAGTCAAGAACAACCAGTCAAGAAGAAATCCATGGTGTTTGGGTAGATTATATTGACGGTTACACTATACCTGAATCAGAATATATAATCTGGGAAATTGAACACAATCCGAAGATTATTTCCGGATCAAATCTTCCTGATGTCGCTTCCTTGAATATGGTTGATCCCCCAGACTTTTTTCATGCTTATCTCAATAGCATTAGATGGAATGCCATAAATAGAATTGAAAATTTATTTTCAAATTCGGTCGAAGATTATCGTTTGATATCTCCTTGGTATAGTGCTGTTCAGGTTGAGCAATATCAGTTATTGCCAGTAGTAAAGGCGCTTAATATGCCCAGGATCACGATGCTTCTTGCAGATGACGTCGGCTTAGGTAAAACGATTGAAGCAGGCCTAGTTGTGAATGAGTTAATTGCCAGAGGGAAATTACATAGAATATTAATTATTTGTCCAGCTTCATTACAAAACCAATGGGCGGAGGAGATGGAGGAAAAATTTTACCTGGATTTTCAGATTCTAACCCGAAATACAACATTTAATTATCAAAAGGATTTTGGAATTGATAGTAATGCTTGGTCAAGCTTTCCAAGGATAATAACTTCTATTGATTATCTAAGACAAGGCGATGTGCTCGAAAGTTTTCGGTCTGCATCAGATACTTTTAGCAGGGAACATGAAGCTTCTCTACCATGGGATCTACTTATTATTGATGAAGCTCATAATATTTCTTCTCTATATTTTGGGGAAGAAACCGAACGGCTACGAATGATTAAACAAGTTCTGCCATATTTCGAAAATCGCTTGTTTTTGACCGCAACGCCACATAACGGATATACAGAGTCATTTTCAGGTATACTAGAGTTACTAAATCCTTTGGTCTTTGAACAAAAAAGGAAATTAGAAGACAATGATTTCAGGTTTATTGATAAATACGTTGTTAGAAGATTAAAGTCTGATTTTATTGATACTGGGTTGATTAACAAGTTTAAAAAACGTTACATTAATAGGATTGATGATCACTACAAGCTTAATGATTCTGAAAAGGAATTATATGAGGCTCTGAAGCGCTATAAAAATAAAGCTCTATCAATAGTACCTCAAGACTCTCCTAAAAGATTAATGGTGGTTAAATTTCTTTTGACACTTCTAACAAAAAGGTTATTGTCAAGCGTTTACGCTTTTTCAATAACCTGGTGGAATCATTTTGCCGGATCACAGAGTGATGAAATAGATGAAAGAGACATTGACTTGGTATTAAAAAGAGTAGATGAGGATATTTCAGATGATATTGAAAAAGCAAATAGGGAAAATGAAGCGGTCCGAAAAATAGGTTCATGGTTGGCACAAAACAAAGAATTATTAAAAAAAGAAATTAATGAGATTAATGAATTATTAAATCAATTGGGCTGGAATGAGAAAATAATAAATACAGATATATCCAAGGTAAAAATCTTTTCGGAAGATTCGAAATGGATAACCCTTTTGCAGTGGTTGAATAAACGGCTTAAATCGGAAGGAAAATTTAGGGAGGATGAAAGAGTGATAATTTTCACAGAATACAAAAACACTTTAGATTATTTATTACAAAAATTCAAAATTGATGGATTAGAGGAACCAGTAATATCATCGCTTTTTGGAGGCACTGATCAAACTGATAGAAATGATATTAAAACCTATTTTAATGATCCGGAAAGTCCATTAAAAATATTAGCAGCTACGGATGCTGCCTCAGAAGGTTTAAACCTCCAAAAAAATTGTCGCTATGTGATCCATTATGATATTCCATGGAATCCAATTCGATTAGAACAAAGAAATGGCCGTGTCGATCGATTTGGACAAAACAGGGATGTGGAAATTTTTCACTATGCCTCAGATGAGGAAGAAGATCTTCAATTTTTAGAAAGGATTGTGAAAAAAATTCAACAAATTAGAGAAGATCTTGGAAGTGCAGGTGAATTGATCGATAGAAATATTGAAAAGCACTTCATGGGCAATCCTGAGGATAGAGCATCCGCAGGAAAAGATATCGAAGCAATCCAACCAGAATTATTACTCAACGATGATTTAAAGAAAATAACTTCAATCACCGATGAAGAATATACCAGAGTATTTCAAAAATTAAAAGCCACAGAAAAGGAATTGAACCTTACACCGGCTAACGTTGCATATATTGTACAGAATTCTTTTGAACTGGAAGGTGGAAAACTAAGTAAACATCCGATCGAAAATGATGTATATCAAATTGATTCAGTACCCCCAAAGTGGGACAATATCATCAGCAAAACTCTTAAAATAAAGAAGGGAAAGCACGCTGGTGCTCTTTATAAGTTGGTTTTCAATCCTGCTTATTTTGAAAAAGTTGAACACGGATTAATGATTTATTTAAATAAACCGGATGCAAAACTTTTACGTTTAGGCCATCCAATAGTTAAACGGGCCATAGGTTTATTTAAACGTAAAATGTGGAGTGTACCAGAACTTAAATATGAAGAGGGACACTTGAATAAATTCACTGTCAAGAAAGCTGAATTAGTTTCCGGAATTGATCACATCGTTGTAATTCATTGCCTTATTGAATCAACTAATGAATTAAAAGAAACAATTCACCAGGAAGTCATATCAATCCCTGGAGTAATTGAAAGAGATAAGTTTAAAAATATTAACGAGGAACTTTGGAATAATCTAAAATCCAATCAAGGATTGGAACTACGTTCAGATCAATTAAGCGACTGGTTACCACAAATTAAAAATTTATGGATAAATGCTGAAAATGATATAAAATCATACTTAGAAAACCGGGGAAATGAAATTAAAAAAGATTTCGAAAAAAAGCTTCAACAGAATCTTGAAACAGTTAAAAAAGATACTTCTAAACTATATGATGAAAGACTTAAGGAATTAAAAGAAAGACGTGGAGCTAAATACTTGATTAAATTAAAAGGACAAATTGAACAAGAAAAATTAAAGCTCCAACAACAAGTATTATTTGAGGATTTTAATTGGGCCCGCTTAGATAAAATAAGGGAAATGGAAATTGACCTCGAGAAGATTATCAGCGATAGAGTACAATATCTGGAACAAATAATTCAGAGTGAAAAAGATAAAATGATCAAAATAGTAATTCCCCGAAAATATAAGATGCAGTTCTTCAAGCTCTATCCATTAGGGATTGAATTTTTATTGAATAGTAATTTGATGAGATCATAA
- a CDS encoding JAB domain-containing protein gives MNTQPLFKTFVRELRMNYGAVSYTECNKVSSSLDASNILRDVWGSDLSHREAFYILCLNRANKVIGYALISLGGVSGTVADPKVIFSTALLANASSIILAHNHPSGNTEPSAADQALTKKLIQAGCFLDIQVLDHLIITPDSYLSFADENLMA, from the coding sequence ATGAACACACAACCCTTATTCAAAACTTTTGTGCGCGAGCTTCGCATGAACTACGGAGCAGTTTCCTACACCGAGTGCAACAAGGTTTCCTCCAGCCTGGATGCCAGCAACATCCTGCGTGATGTCTGGGGCTCCGACCTCTCGCACCGTGAAGCCTTCTACATTCTCTGTCTGAACCGTGCCAACAAGGTCATCGGATACGCCCTGATCTCCCTGGGTGGTGTTTCCGGTACGGTGGCAGATCCCAAAGTGATTTTCTCAACCGCATTATTGGCCAACGCCAGCTCGATCATCCTGGCTCATAACCACCCCTCCGGAAACACCGAACCCTCTGCCGCGGATCAAGCCCTGACCAAAAAGCTGATCCAGGCAGGTTGTTTCCTGGATATCCAGGTGCTGGACCACCTGATCATCACTCCGGATTCCTACCTGTCCTTCGCCGATGAAAATCTGATGGCATAA
- a CDS encoding JAB domain-containing protein: MRELRVNYGVVSYTNCNKVSSSLDASNILRDVWGSDLSHREAFYILCLNRANKVIGYALISIGGLSGTVADPKVIFSTALLAAASSIILAHNHPSGNHEPSQADITLTKKAIQAGSLLDIQVLDHLIITPDGTYFSFADENLMA, translated from the coding sequence GTGCGCGAGCTTCGCGTGAACTACGGAGTAGTTTCCTACACCAACTGCAACAAGGTCTCCTCCAGCCTGGATGCCAGCAACATCCTGCGGGATGTATGGGGCTCCGACCTCTCTCACCGTGAAGCCTTCTACATCCTCTGCCTGAACCGGGCCAACAAAGTCATCGGCTACGCCCTGATCTCCATCGGTGGCCTTTCCGGTACGGTGGCCGATCCCAAGGTGATCTTCTCAACAGCCCTGCTGGCTGCGGCTAGTTCAATAATCCTGGCGCACAACCACCCCTCAGGAAACCATGAACCCTCCCAGGCTGACATTACCCTGACCAAGAAGGCCATTCAGGCCGGATCCCTGCTAGACATTCAGGTACTCGACCATTTGATCATTACTCCGGACGGCACCTACTTTTCCTTCGCCGATGAAAACCTGATGGCATGA
- a CDS encoding transposase translates to MKTRKKHSADFKTKVVLEALSERYTIQELGRKYEIHPNQINRWKSYFMEHASGIFGNGTDSARKKEGEEERLYKIIGQQKVEIDFLKKALS, encoded by the coding sequence ATGAAAACACGAAAGAAGCACAGCGCGGATTTTAAGACCAAGGTGGTCCTGGAAGCCTTGAGCGAGCGCTACACGATCCAGGAATTGGGCAGAAAATATGAGATCCACCCCAATCAGATCAATCGGTGGAAGAGTTACTTTATGGAGCATGCCAGTGGTATTTTCGGCAACGGGACTGATTCAGCCAGGAAGAAAGAAGGAGAAGAAGAGCGGCTGTACAAGATCATTGGACAGCAGAAAGTGGAGATTGATTTTTTAAAAAAAGCCTTGTCATGA
- a CDS encoding IS3 family transposase, whose protein sequence is MNQDAVQRREHVDKAHPLSVVRQCELLEIHRSGLYYHPMPETPLNLELMRMIDEKHMLHPWLGVPRMTQWLCKDKGYTVNHKRVERLYGLLGIQAMCPRPNTSKPSKGHNVYPYLLRNLVIDHPNQVWAMDITYIPVQGGYLYLVAVIDLFSRYVVNWSLSNTMTSQWCRQTLAEAIRQNGKPEIINTDQGSQFTAAEFTQYVVNELQIRLSMDGKGRAIDNIFIERLWRSVKYEHVYLFPASDGLECYQGLKEYFRYYNDERRHQSLDDQTPSTVYQQVREVAA, encoded by the coding sequence ATGAATCAGGATGCTGTTCAGCGAAGAGAGCATGTTGACAAGGCGCATCCCCTGAGTGTTGTCAGGCAATGTGAGCTGCTGGAGATCCATCGCAGCGGATTGTATTATCATCCCATGCCGGAGACACCCCTTAACCTGGAGCTGATGCGCATGATCGACGAGAAGCACATGCTCCATCCCTGGCTGGGTGTACCCCGGATGACCCAATGGCTGTGCAAAGACAAGGGCTATACGGTGAACCACAAACGGGTGGAGCGCCTGTATGGATTGCTGGGCATACAGGCGATGTGCCCCAGGCCCAATACGTCCAAACCCAGCAAGGGACATAATGTATACCCATATTTGCTAAGGAATCTTGTGATTGACCACCCCAACCAGGTGTGGGCCATGGATATCACCTATATCCCGGTCCAGGGTGGATACCTCTATCTGGTGGCTGTGATCGATCTGTTCAGCCGCTATGTGGTGAACTGGTCCTTAAGCAATACGATGACATCCCAATGGTGCCGGCAAACCCTTGCTGAAGCCATACGGCAAAACGGCAAGCCGGAGATCATCAATACGGATCAGGGCAGCCAGTTCACGGCAGCTGAATTTACCCAGTACGTAGTGAACGAGCTTCAGATCCGGCTGAGCATGGATGGAAAGGGAAGAGCCATTGATAATATTTTTATCGAACGCCTGTGGCGCAGTGTCAAGTATGAGCATGTGTACCTGTTTCCGGCATCCGATGGGTTGGAATGTTACCAGGGGTTGAAGGAATATTTCCGGTACTACAATGACGAACGAAGGCACCAAAGCCTTGATGATCAAACGCCATCTACCGTCTATCAACAAGTAAGGGAGGTCGCAGCATGA
- a CDS encoding DUF4304 domain-containing protein, with product MSLPPDPPHINNNNIFIKYCPKNRGNYREINGIGQAFNVQQSQWNSKVDKTFVFNLGLIDKETYYEIYNKELSKFPKEYDCEIRLRLGHLMNKGDKWYDLNKRTDFSKLKEQINQDLVTFAVPFYEKYSDPKKWLEFFEWKYEPLTSPIGKFLILERYGQREKAEIFWNKLYNEALTPKPSVSEIHTKNGEIIRTESEPTVNKEWVGRLEDFAKRKNVELKITPHNSTLPKAGQSWLKKLFGSE from the coding sequence ATGAGTCTCCCCCCAGACCCCCCTCATATTAACAATAACAACATATTTATTAAATACTGTCCTAAGAATAGGGGGAATTATAGAGAAATAAACGGAATCGGACAAGCCTTTAATGTTCAGCAAAGCCAATGGAACTCTAAAGTCGACAAGACTTTTGTTTTTAATCTTGGACTAATTGACAAAGAAACCTACTATGAAATTTACAACAAAGAACTCTCTAAATTCCCAAAAGAATACGACTGCGAAATTAGGCTACGTCTAGGACACTTAATGAACAAAGGTGACAAATGGTATGACTTGAATAAGCGAACTGACTTTTCAAAACTCAAAGAACAAATTAATCAAGACCTTGTAACTTTTGCAGTTCCCTTTTATGAAAAGTATTCAGACCCAAAAAAATGGCTTGAATTCTTTGAATGGAAGTATGAACCCCTTACAAGTCCCATAGGAAAGTTTTTAATTTTAGAACGATATGGACAACGCGAAAAAGCGGAGATATTTTGGAATAAACTGTATAATGAAGCATTGACACCAAAGCCAAGCGTAAGCGAGATTCACACAAAGAATGGAGAAATAATTAGAACTGAATCTGAGCCGACTGTAAATAAAGAATGGGTTGGTAGACTTGAGGACTTTGCAAAAAGAAAAAACGTAGAGCTGAAAATTACGCCCCATAACAGCACCTTGCCAAAAGCGGGGCAGTCGTGGTTAAAGAAACTTTTCGGCTCCGAATAA
- a CDS encoding SIMPL domain-containing protein, with translation MKKTMKPTLTILSLFISILAFSQTGEKNFIDQNYIEVTGTAEIEIVPDQIYLNITLNESDIKGKITLDNLEKSMIKGLDTLGIDLDKDLAIIDLASNFKYYFIKENKIYQSKEYELKVKDAATAGEVIQKLAELGISNVSVSRVDHSNIKELQRQVKLNAVKIAKEKANELVMAIDQSLGRALYIQELDNLQIINRLSGKAAVVSANIIVKSANGVETRLPTIEFEKIKLQYSVLARFEIK, from the coding sequence ATGAAGAAAACAATGAAACCGACTTTAACCATTTTAAGCTTATTCATTTCAATTTTAGCTTTCTCACAAACAGGAGAAAAGAATTTTATTGATCAAAATTATATTGAAGTCACCGGTACTGCTGAAATTGAGATAGTTCCAGATCAAATTTATCTGAATATAACTCTGAATGAAAGTGATATAAAGGGTAAAATCACCCTTGATAATCTTGAGAAATCAATGATTAAGGGATTGGATACCTTGGGAATTGATTTAGATAAAGATTTAGCAATCATCGACCTGGCAAGTAACTTTAAATATTATTTTATTAAGGAAAATAAAATATACCAATCAAAAGAATATGAACTTAAAGTCAAAGACGCTGCAACTGCTGGTGAAGTAATCCAAAAATTAGCAGAACTTGGCATTTCGAATGTATCTGTTTCCAGAGTTGATCACTCAAATATCAAGGAATTACAGCGACAAGTTAAATTGAATGCAGTTAAAATAGCAAAAGAAAAGGCGAATGAATTAGTAATGGCTATCGATCAGTCTTTGGGTAGGGCTTTATATATTCAAGAATTAGATAATTTGCAGATAATAAATAGATTATCAGGGAAAGCTGCAGTAGTATCAGCTAATATTATTGTTAAAAGTGCAAATGGGGTTGAAACACGTCTACCAACAATAGAATTTGAAAAAATCAAACTTCAGTACTCTGTTCTTGCAAGGTTTGAAATAAAATAA